The Mesotoga sp. Brook.08.105.5.1 genome segment CTGTAACAGGTTTTCCGGCAGGTTTCAGGGAAATCGGGCGCGGAGAGATCTTCGGAATTCCTGTGCCTGTGTTAATAATGCTTGGAGTATTTGCTCTTGCCTGGTACCTTCTCTTCAATACGAAGCTGGGTCTATACACTTACTCAATAGGTGGAAATGAGCAGGCGACAAAGTTAAGTGGTGTGAAAGTAGATAGATATAAGATTGTTATTTACATTATAAGTGGGCTTCTTTCTGCACTGAGTGCGCTTATTTTGACAGCAAGACTAAATAGCGCCCAGCCCATATTTGGAGAGGGTTATGAGTTGGACGCCATTGCCGCAGTCGTTCTGGGAGGAACGAGTCTCTCCGGTGGAAAGGGGTCGATAGTCGGAACGGTTTTTGGCATCATGGTTCTTGGAATAATAAACAACGGTATGAATCTAGTAAATATCTCACCATTCTACCAGCAGGCAGTAAAGGGAGCCGTAATACTCCTGGCAGTTATGGCCGAAAGTAACAACGATTGAGCGATCTTATTAAAG includes the following:
- a CDS encoding ribose ABC transporter permease, with translation MKKTLSLLRRFPIVVGFVGIVLVFSFLSDRFFTVSNFMNVLRQVSINGIIAFGMTFVIISGGIDLSVGSIFAFSAVVGASVIKNTSPLLGILAALGIGALMGAFNGVIIAKMKLQPFIVTLATMAIARSLTQAFTQGRPVTGFPAGFREIGRGEIFGIPVPVLIMLGVFALAWYLLFNTKLGLYTYSIGGNEQATKLSGVKVDRYKIVIYIISGLLSALSALILTARLNSAQPIFGEGYELDAIAAVVLGGTSLSGGKGSIVGTVFGIMVLGIINNGMNLVNISPFYQQAVKGAVILLAVMAESNND